A window from Streptomyces sp. NBC_00299 encodes these proteins:
- a CDS encoding ABC transporter permease: MGSGRLYLAVAVGGFRRYATYRAATAAGVFTNTVFGVILVYTYLALWDEKPHLGGYDQTQAVTYVWLGQCLYATLAIQGGGAEKDLMQRIRTGEIAVDLYRPADLQLWWLAGDVGRALFQMLGRGVIPFAFGALFFPMALPADVTLWAAFAVTLLLATLVSFAIRYLAALSVFWLMDGMGVNQALMITGVFFSGMVLPLNAFPGVLGEIVRVLPWAAQIQMPADVLMGETDPLRAYAFQAAWAVVLLAAGRLVQSAATRRVVVQGG; the protein is encoded by the coding sequence GTGGGATCGGGGCGGTTGTACTTAGCCGTCGCGGTGGGCGGGTTCAGAAGGTACGCGACCTATCGGGCGGCGACGGCGGCCGGGGTGTTCACCAACACGGTCTTCGGCGTGATCCTCGTTTACACCTATCTGGCGCTGTGGGACGAGAAACCGCATCTCGGCGGCTACGACCAGACCCAGGCCGTCACCTACGTGTGGCTGGGTCAGTGCCTGTACGCCACGCTGGCCATCCAGGGCGGCGGCGCCGAGAAGGATCTGATGCAGCGCATCCGCACCGGTGAGATCGCCGTCGACCTGTACCGGCCGGCCGATCTCCAGTTGTGGTGGCTGGCCGGGGACGTGGGGCGGGCGCTGTTCCAGATGCTGGGGCGGGGAGTGATCCCGTTCGCGTTCGGCGCGCTCTTCTTCCCGATGGCGCTGCCGGCGGACGTCACCCTTTGGGCGGCGTTCGCGGTCACCCTCCTGCTCGCGACGCTCGTCAGCTTCGCGATCCGCTATCTGGCGGCTCTGAGCGTGTTCTGGCTGATGGACGGCATGGGCGTCAATCAGGCCCTGATGATCACGGGGGTCTTCTTCTCGGGCATGGTGCTGCCCCTGAACGCCTTCCCGGGCGTCCTCGGCGAGATCGTGCGGGTGCTGCCCTGGGCGGCGCAGATCCAGATGCCGGCGGACGTGCTGATGGGGGAGACCGACCCGCTGCGCGCGTACGCCTTCCAGGCGGCGTGGGCGGTGGTGCTGCTGGCGGCCGGGCGGCTGGTGCAGTCGGCGGCGACGCGGCGGGTGGTGGTGCAGGGTGGGTGA
- a CDS encoding ABC transporter permease produces MWIRSAMTYRASFVVTVFGNLLVTGLDFVAILLMFSQVDSLGGWSLPEVAFLYGLSATAFGIADLTFGSMDVLGGRMRDGSFDTLLVRPVPVLAQVAADHFAVRRLGRITQGALVLGWGLLAVDVDWTAAKVLLVPVMLVCGGVIFCAVFVAGAAFQFLAQDAAEVQNAFTYGGTTLLQYPPTVFGKDFVRGVTFVLPLAFVNWVPASYVLERPYPLDLPSWTAFASPLVAAVCCALAGLAWRAGLRSYRSTGS; encoded by the coding sequence ATGTGGATCCGGTCCGCGATGACCTACCGCGCCTCGTTCGTCGTCACGGTCTTCGGCAACCTGCTGGTGACCGGTCTGGACTTCGTGGCGATCCTGCTGATGTTCTCGCAGGTCGACTCGCTGGGCGGCTGGTCGCTGCCCGAGGTCGCCTTCCTGTACGGGCTGTCCGCGACGGCGTTCGGGATCGCCGACCTGACCTTCGGCTCGATGGACGTCCTCGGCGGCCGGATGCGCGACGGCTCGTTCGACACGCTGCTCGTGCGGCCCGTCCCGGTGCTGGCCCAGGTCGCCGCGGACCACTTCGCGGTGCGTCGCCTCGGCCGGATCACCCAGGGCGCGCTGGTGCTGGGCTGGGGGCTGCTGGCCGTCGACGTGGACTGGACGGCGGCGAAGGTGCTGTTGGTGCCGGTGATGCTGGTCTGCGGCGGGGTGATCTTCTGCGCCGTGTTCGTGGCGGGCGCGGCCTTCCAGTTCCTGGCGCAGGACGCCGCCGAGGTGCAGAACGCGTTCACGTACGGCGGCACCACGCTGTTGCAGTACCCGCCGACGGTGTTCGGGAAGGACTTCGTGCGCGGGGTGACGTTCGTGCTGCCGCTCGCCTTCGTCAACTGGGTGCCGGCCTCCTATGTGCTGGAGCGCCCGTATCCGCTCGACCTGCCTTCCTGGACGGCCTTCGCGTCGCCGCTGGTGGCGGCGGTGTGCTGTGCGCTGGCCGGACTGGCGTGGCGGGCCGGGCTGCGGTCGTATCGGAGCACGGGGAGTTAG
- a CDS encoding MFS transporter, which yields MTTAEAETGRTVTTDIPARLDRLPWSRWHWTIVIGLGTVWILDGLEVTVVGNIAPRLSEPGSGLPITSGQVTGLAAALYVAGACLGALFWGRLTDRWGRKKLFMITLAVYLAATALTAVSFHTWWFFLFRFLTGFGIGGEYAAINSAIDELIPAQYRGRVDLMINGSFWLGAVGGSLLSIVALDTAIFPADVGWRLTFALGAVLALVILLVRRHVPESPRWLLIHGRDDEAERIVSSIEERVEAERGESLPRAEGELTIRQRRSVTFVEIGRTVFSKYRRRAILGFSLFIGQAFLYNAITFGFGAILTTFYDVPSGNTGYYFAVIAVGNFMGPLLLGRLFDTVGRRIMISSTYLLSGILLFGTAWLFDQGTLSAGTLTACWCAVLFFASAGASSAYLTVSEVFPMETRAMSIAFFYALGTAAGGISGPLLFANLTETGKVGDTVLAFQIGAALMCLAGLVAAFLAVRAERRSLEDIARPLTAVTKPARAGTAGATET from the coding sequence ATGACCACCGCAGAAGCCGAGACCGGCCGTACCGTCACGACCGACATCCCCGCCCGCCTGGACCGCCTCCCGTGGTCACGCTGGCACTGGACGATCGTGATCGGTCTCGGCACCGTGTGGATCCTGGACGGCCTGGAAGTCACGGTCGTCGGCAACATCGCGCCGCGCCTGTCCGAGCCCGGCAGCGGACTGCCGATCACCTCCGGCCAGGTCACCGGCCTGGCCGCCGCGCTGTATGTGGCCGGTGCCTGCCTGGGCGCCCTGTTCTGGGGCCGCCTGACCGACCGGTGGGGCCGCAAGAAGCTGTTCATGATCACGCTGGCGGTCTACCTGGCGGCGACGGCGCTGACCGCGGTCTCCTTCCACACCTGGTGGTTCTTCCTGTTCCGCTTCCTGACCGGCTTCGGCATCGGCGGCGAGTACGCGGCGATCAACTCCGCGATCGACGAGCTGATCCCCGCGCAGTACCGCGGCCGCGTCGACCTGATGATCAACGGCAGCTTCTGGCTGGGCGCGGTCGGCGGCTCGCTGCTGTCGATCGTCGCGCTGGACACGGCGATCTTCCCGGCGGACGTCGGCTGGCGGCTGACGTTCGCGCTCGGCGCCGTCCTCGCCCTGGTCATCCTCCTGGTCCGGAGGCACGTCCCGGAGAGCCCACGCTGGCTGCTGATCCACGGCCGCGACGACGAGGCGGAACGGATCGTGTCCTCCATCGAGGAACGGGTGGAGGCCGAGCGGGGCGAGTCGCTGCCGCGCGCCGAAGGCGAGCTCACCATCCGCCAGCGCCGCAGCGTGACGTTCGTGGAGATCGGCCGCACGGTCTTCTCCAAGTACCGCAGGCGGGCGATCCTCGGCTTCTCCCTGTTCATCGGCCAGGCGTTCCTCTACAACGCCATCACCTTCGGCTTCGGCGCGATCCTCACCACGTTCTACGACGTCCCGAGCGGCAACACCGGCTACTACTTCGCGGTCATCGCGGTCGGCAACTTCATGGGCCCGCTGCTGCTGGGCAGGCTGTTCGACACGGTCGGCCGCCGCATCATGATCTCGTCGACGTACCTGCTCTCGGGCATCCTGCTGTTCGGCACGGCCTGGCTGTTCGACCAGGGCACGCTCAGCGCCGGCACACTGACGGCCTGCTGGTGCGCGGTCCTGTTCTTCGCGTCGGCCGGTGCGTCGAGCGCCTACCTCACGGTGTCCGAGGTCTTCCCGATGGAGACCCGCGCGATGTCCATCGCCTTCTTCTACGCCCTCGGCACCGCGGCCGGCGGTATCAGCGGCCCCCTGCTCTTCGCCAACCTCACCGAGACGGGCAAGGTCGGCGACACGGTCCTCGCCTTCCAGATCGGCGCGGCGCTGATGTGCCTGGCGGGCCTCGTGGCGGCGTTCCTCGCGGTCCGCGCGGAACGCCGGTCGCTGGAGGACATCGCCCGGCCGCTCACGGCGGTGACGAAGCCGGCTCGGGCGGGGACTGCCGGGGCTACGGAGACGTAA
- a CDS encoding SGNH/GDSL hydrolase family protein, which yields MTRRNGYALLAAIVTLIVTLSAAIYVGVASDDGSATSKSTPTNEGAPRGPAAPASTGIWVGAWSTSPVGSEPGTEIEGLAGRSVRNVVHTSVGGTSARITLSNLYGQSALTITHASVAVAAGTGTAAAIVDTMRRLTFGGNTTVVIPPGQQVLSDAVRIAVPADTDILVTTYSPTPSGPVTYHPHARQISYVAEGDVTEDATGVAYTGQVGSWRYLTALDVLSNESHGTVVVFGDSLTDGITSTENANRRWTDALSRRLRAAITARQDVPRYSVVNQGISGNQILVSGTGRPANNEAGLTRFGRDVLARTNVKVVVIDLGVNDILRNPRLADPDRILDGLRALVRQAHARGIKVVGATLMPFQGHRGYTDARENVRQQINAEIRSGRVFDAVADFDEALRDPYNPRKFRPDYDSGDHLHPSDKGYDRMGEAFNLEDLRGAAPAKL from the coding sequence ATGACCAGGCGTAACGGTTATGCCTTGCTCGCCGCGATCGTCACCCTGATCGTCACGCTTTCCGCGGCCATATACGTCGGAGTCGCCTCCGACGACGGCAGCGCCACCAGCAAGAGCACCCCCACCAACGAAGGCGCCCCTCGGGGCCCCGCCGCCCCGGCCTCCACCGGCATCTGGGTCGGCGCCTGGTCGACCTCCCCGGTCGGCTCCGAGCCCGGCACCGAGATAGAAGGCCTCGCGGGCCGCTCGGTGCGCAACGTCGTGCACACCAGCGTCGGCGGTACGAGTGCCCGGATCACGCTGTCCAACCTCTACGGCCAGTCCGCGCTGACCATCACGCACGCCTCCGTCGCCGTGGCCGCCGGCACCGGGACCGCGGCGGCGATCGTGGACACCATGCGCCGGCTGACCTTCGGCGGGAACACCACGGTCGTCATCCCGCCCGGGCAGCAGGTGCTGAGCGACGCCGTGCGCATCGCCGTCCCGGCGGACACCGACATCCTTGTCACCACCTACTCCCCCACCCCGTCCGGCCCGGTGACCTACCACCCGCACGCGCGCCAGATCAGCTACGTCGCCGAGGGTGACGTCACCGAGGACGCGACCGGCGTGGCGTACACCGGGCAGGTCGGCTCCTGGCGCTACCTGACCGCGCTGGACGTCCTCAGCAACGAGTCCCACGGCACCGTCGTGGTCTTCGGCGACTCGCTGACCGACGGCATCACGTCCACCGAGAACGCCAACCGGCGCTGGACGGACGCCCTCTCGCGCCGGCTGCGTGCGGCGATCACGGCCCGCCAGGACGTGCCGCGCTACAGCGTCGTCAACCAGGGCATCAGCGGCAACCAGATCCTCGTCAGCGGCACCGGGCGCCCCGCGAACAACGAGGCCGGACTCACCCGCTTCGGCCGCGACGTCCTCGCCCGTACGAACGTCAAGGTCGTCGTCATCGACCTCGGCGTCAACGACATCCTGCGCAACCCCAGGCTCGCCGACCCCGACCGCATCCTCGACGGCCTGCGCGCCCTGGTCCGCCAGGCCCACGCACGCGGCATCAAGGTCGTCGGCGCCACCCTGATGCCCTTCCAGGGCCACCGCGGCTACACCGACGCCCGCGAGAACGTGCGCCAGCAGATCAACGCCGAGATCCGCAGCGGCCGGGTCTTCGACGCGGTCGCCGACTTCGACGAGGCCCTGCGGGACCCGTACAACCCCCGCAAGTTCCGCCCCGACTACGACTCCGGCGACCACCTCCACCCCAGCGACAAGGGCTACGACCGCATGGGAGAGGCCTTCAACCTGGAGGACCTGAGGGGCGCGGCTCCGGCGAAGCTGTAG
- a CDS encoding ABC transporter ATP-binding protein, whose amino-acid sequence MDDMNGVSAVDGGADAFIELDGVEKVFEVRKKTGFLKRERRQVRAVDSISFRVARGEMVGYIGPNGAGKSTTIKMLTGILTPSEGRLRVAGIDPSRERMRLAHRIGVVFGQRTTLWWDLPLIDSYKLMHRMYRIPDGRYRENLDRLVELLDLGALLDVPVRQLSLGQRMRGDIAAALLHDPEVVYLDEPTIGLDVISKAKVRDFLRELNVERGTTVLLTTHDLQDIEQLCSRVMVIDHGRLMYDGPLAGLHEVGESERTLVVDLERELPPIEAPPARVVKVEGPRQWLAFPAAESAAVLVAAIAAEYPLVDLSVREPDIEAVIAKMYAEQAERAIS is encoded by the coding sequence ATGGACGACATGAATGGTGTGAGTGCCGTGGACGGCGGGGCGGACGCGTTCATCGAACTCGACGGCGTCGAGAAGGTCTTCGAGGTACGCAAGAAGACCGGTTTCCTCAAGCGGGAGCGGCGGCAGGTACGGGCCGTCGACTCGATCTCCTTCCGCGTGGCGCGCGGCGAGATGGTGGGCTACATCGGGCCGAACGGCGCCGGCAAGTCGACGACGATCAAGATGCTGACCGGCATCCTGACCCCGAGCGAGGGCCGGCTCCGGGTCGCCGGCATCGACCCGTCCCGCGAGCGGATGCGGCTCGCGCACCGGATCGGGGTGGTGTTCGGGCAGCGTACGACGCTGTGGTGGGACCTGCCGCTGATCGACTCGTACAAGCTGATGCACCGCATGTACCGCATCCCGGACGGTCGTTACCGCGAGAACCTCGACCGGCTCGTCGAACTGCTCGACCTGGGCGCGCTGTTGGACGTCCCGGTGCGTCAGCTCTCCCTCGGGCAGCGGATGCGCGGCGACATCGCGGCGGCGCTGCTGCACGATCCCGAGGTGGTGTACCTGGACGAGCCGACGATCGGGCTCGACGTGATCTCGAAGGCGAAGGTCCGGGACTTCCTGCGGGAGTTGAACGTGGAGCGCGGCACGACGGTGCTGCTGACCACGCACGATCTCCAGGACATCGAGCAGTTGTGTTCACGGGTGATGGTCATCGACCACGGGCGGCTGATGTACGACGGTCCGCTCGCCGGGCTGCACGAGGTGGGGGAGAGCGAGCGCACACTGGTCGTCGACCTGGAGCGGGAGCTGCCGCCGATCGAGGCGCCGCCCGCGCGGGTGGTGAAGGTGGAGGGGCCGCGGCAGTGGCTGGCGTTCCCGGCGGCCGAGTCGGCAGCGGTGCTGGTGGCGGCGATCGCGGCGGAGTATCCGTTGGTGGATCTGTCGGTGCGGGAGCCGGACATCGAGGCCGTGATCGCCAAGATGTACGCAGAGCAGGCCGAGCGGGCCATCTCGTAG
- a CDS encoding DUF445 domain-containing protein produces MERTNPEETGTRDVEQHARPGAAGNRRVPASAVRAMTTFTAADEEKQRGVRRMKLTATGLLLFVALVYVLAKVASHQGAGEWANYVAAAAEAGMVGALADWFAVTALFRYPLGIPIPHTAIIPNKKDQLGVSLGEFVGENFLSEDVVRQRLRAVGIGSRLGVWLADPEHADRVTAELSAALRGALAVMRDSDVQAVVGEAITRRADAQEIAPGIGKMLDKIVADGGHKRAVDLIVARAQHWLILHDEEIMDAVQGGAPGWTPRFVDKRVGERVYKELLRFVTEMRDMPSHPARAALDRFLTDFASDLQSDTDTRARVERLKGEVLGRGEVQDLIASAWTAVRSMIVSAAEDERSELRLRVRASLLSLGSRMAVEPRLQAKVDGWVEGAAVYVVTTYRKEITSLITDTVASWDAEHTTKKIEAHIGRDLQFIRINGTVVGSLAGLVIYTVSRALGA; encoded by the coding sequence ATGGAACGTACGAATCCGGAAGAAACGGGAACGCGTGACGTAGAGCAGCATGCCCGGCCGGGCGCTGCCGGTAACCGGCGCGTCCCCGCATCGGCCGTACGTGCGATGACGACGTTCACCGCCGCCGACGAGGAGAAGCAGCGCGGCGTACGGCGCATGAAGCTCACCGCGACCGGCCTGCTGCTGTTCGTGGCACTGGTGTACGTCCTCGCCAAGGTGGCGTCGCACCAGGGCGCCGGAGAGTGGGCGAACTACGTCGCGGCGGCCGCCGAGGCCGGCATGGTCGGCGCGCTCGCGGACTGGTTCGCGGTCACGGCCCTGTTCCGGTACCCGCTCGGCATCCCCATCCCGCACACCGCGATCATCCCCAACAAGAAGGACCAGCTGGGCGTCTCGCTGGGCGAGTTCGTCGGGGAGAACTTCCTCTCCGAGGACGTCGTACGCCAGCGCCTGCGCGCGGTCGGCATCGGCAGCCGGCTGGGGGTGTGGCTGGCGGACCCGGAGCACGCGGACCGCGTGACGGCCGAGCTGTCGGCGGCGCTCAGAGGCGCCCTGGCGGTCATGCGCGACTCGGACGTCCAGGCGGTGGTGGGGGAGGCGATCACCCGTCGGGCCGACGCCCAGGAGATCGCGCCCGGCATAGGGAAGATGCTGGACAAGATCGTCGCGGACGGCGGCCACAAGCGTGCCGTCGACCTGATCGTCGCGCGGGCCCAGCACTGGCTGATCCTGCACGACGAGGAGATCATGGACGCGGTGCAGGGCGGCGCCCCCGGCTGGACCCCGAGGTTCGTCGACAAGCGGGTCGGCGAGCGCGTCTACAAGGAACTGCTGCGCTTCGTCACCGAGATGCGCGACATGCCCTCCCACCCGGCCCGTGCCGCCCTCGACCGCTTCCTCACCGACTTCGCCTCCGACCTCCAGTCCGACACGGACACACGCGCGCGTGTCGAGCGGCTCAAGGGCGAGGTGCTGGGGCGCGGCGAGGTCCAGGACCTGATCGCGTCGGCGTGGACCGCCGTACGGTCGATGATCGTCTCGGCGGCCGAGGACGAGCGCAGCGAGCTGCGCCTGCGCGTGCGGGCCTCGCTGCTGTCGCTGGGCTCGCGGATGGCGGTCGAGCCGCGGCTGCAGGCCAAGGTCGACGGCTGGGTCGAGGGCGCGGCGGTGTACGTCGTCACCACCTACCGCAAGGAGATCACGTCCCTGATCACGGACACCGTGGCGAGCTGGGACGCCGAGCACACGACGAAGAAGATCGAGGCGCACATCGGACGCGATCTGCAGTTCATCCGGATCAACGGCACGGTGGTCGGCTCGCTCGCCGGCCTGGTGATCTACACGGTGTCGCGGGCCCTGGGGGCGTAG
- a CDS encoding DUF1707 SHOCT-like domain-containing protein, with product MTDDVPELRASDADRERVAEVLRDAVAEGRLDMEEFEERLDATYRARTYGELAPLTRDLPVGAVAVPKVDMVKKSGVPDGSWADRIVGGEGSSTGGVAVMSGFQRKGRWTVPRRFNCFAFWGGGEIDLREANFADREVVINCIAIMGGMQVTVPPGVEVVVRGIGIMGGFDHREEGVPGDPGAPRVIVTGFAFWGGVGVERKRTREQRQELREERRREKLARREQQRELRASIRDEQYEAHHEMLDEHRDMWRHAHGDRRDRGRRSRERDED from the coding sequence ATGACCGACGACGTCCCGGAGCTTCGTGCCTCCGACGCAGATCGTGAACGAGTCGCCGAGGTACTGAGGGACGCCGTCGCGGAGGGGCGTCTCGACATGGAGGAGTTCGAGGAACGCCTGGATGCCACGTACAGGGCGCGTACGTACGGGGAGCTGGCGCCGCTGACCCGGGATCTGCCCGTCGGCGCGGTGGCCGTTCCCAAGGTCGACATGGTCAAGAAGTCCGGGGTGCCGGACGGGAGTTGGGCGGACCGGATCGTCGGCGGCGAGGGGTCGTCGACGGGGGGTGTCGCCGTCATGTCCGGGTTCCAGCGCAAGGGGCGGTGGACCGTGCCCCGGCGGTTCAACTGCTTCGCCTTCTGGGGCGGCGGGGAGATCGATCTGCGCGAGGCCAACTTCGCGGACCGCGAGGTCGTGATCAACTGCATCGCGATCATGGGCGGGATGCAGGTGACCGTGCCGCCAGGCGTCGAGGTCGTCGTGCGGGGGATCGGGATCATGGGCGGGTTCGACCACCGCGAGGAGGGCGTGCCGGGGGATCCGGGCGCCCCGCGCGTGATCGTGACCGGGTTCGCCTTCTGGGGCGGCGTGGGGGTCGAGCGCAAGCGCACGCGGGAACAGCGCCAGGAGCTCCGCGAGGAGCGCCGGCGGGAGAAGCTGGCGCGACGGGAACAGCAGCGGGAGCTGCGGGCGTCGATCCGGGACGAGCAGTACGAGGCGCACCACGAGATGCTCGACGAGCACCGGGACATGTGGCGGCATGCGCACGGCGACCGCCGGGACCGCGGCAGGCGGTCGCGGGAGCGGGACGAGGACTGA
- a CDS encoding transglycosylase domain-containing protein — protein sequence MSDEPQPQPQGQAQQPNEKPGRPKRTGWRRIIPTWRMVLGTFVIGTLLLFGLFFLGYSLVKIPPANALATKQANVYMYADGSVIARDGQVNRENVTLAQMSKDAQHAILAAEDRDFYTESAIDPKAMLRAGWNTATGKGKQSGSTITQQYVKNYYLRQEQTVTRKVKEFFISIKLDREKTKSEILEGYLNTSFFGRNAYGIQAAAQAYYGMDAKGLDPGRAAYLAALVNAPSEYDVVAHPENKSAALARWNYVLDGMVTKGWLDESERTGIKFPMPKEATASTNLSGQRGYIVQIVKDYLTQNKIVSAEELEAGGYRVTTTLQKKRQDAFVDAVNDKLMSKLDKKNNKVDTYVRAGGASVDPKTGKVVAMYNGIDYVKQYTPNATRRDFQVGSTFKPFVFTSAVENDSTTQDGRPITPNTIYDGTNKRPVQGWTGGYDPANEDDVSYGDISVREATDKSVNSVYAQMAVDVGPDKVKDTAVELGLPAGTPDLQPYPSIALGTATASVLDMAEAYATLANHGKHGTYTMIEKVTKDGADVIELPERKTSQVISREAADTTTSVLQSVVDNGTATAAQAAGRPAAGKTGTAEEDTAAWFAGYTPDLATVVSVMGQDPVTAKHKSLYGAMGLARINGGGAPTEIWAQYTEAALKGKPVSDFDLELQEGSDVPQYPTTDPTRGDEGTGGQDDGGTTGEPTTGGQDTEGQTGGETPGETDGGTTGDTTGGTTDGGTTDGGTTGGTDTGGTTDGGTTDGGTTGGTDTGGTTDGGTTDGGTSTGGGDTGGGGGTSGNTGGPDQ from the coding sequence ATGAGTGACGAGCCGCAGCCGCAGCCGCAGGGACAGGCCCAGCAGCCGAACGAGAAGCCCGGGCGGCCGAAGAGGACGGGCTGGCGGCGGATCATCCCGACCTGGCGGATGGTGCTCGGCACCTTCGTCATCGGCACACTGCTGCTGTTCGGGCTGTTCTTCCTGGGCTACTCCCTGGTCAAGATCCCGCCGGCGAACGCGCTCGCGACCAAGCAGGCCAACGTGTACATGTACGCGGACGGCTCGGTGATCGCCCGCGACGGCCAGGTCAACCGGGAGAACGTCACCCTGGCGCAGATGTCCAAGGACGCCCAGCACGCGATCCTGGCCGCCGAGGACCGCGACTTCTACACCGAGTCCGCCATCGACCCCAAGGCGATGCTGCGCGCCGGCTGGAACACGGCGACCGGCAAGGGCAAGCAGTCCGGCTCCACGATCACCCAGCAGTACGTGAAGAACTACTACCTGCGTCAGGAGCAGACCGTCACCCGCAAGGTGAAGGAGTTCTTCATCTCGATCAAGCTGGACCGCGAGAAGACCAAGAGCGAGATCCTCGAGGGCTACCTCAACACCAGCTTCTTCGGCCGCAACGCCTACGGCATCCAGGCCGCCGCCCAGGCCTACTACGGCATGGACGCCAAGGGCCTCGACCCGGGCCGCGCCGCCTATCTGGCCGCGCTGGTCAACGCGCCCAGCGAGTACGACGTCGTCGCCCACCCGGAGAACAAGTCCGCGGCCCTGGCCCGCTGGAACTACGTCCTGGACGGCATGGTCACCAAGGGCTGGCTCGACGAGTCCGAGCGAACGGGCATCAAGTTCCCGATGCCGAAGGAGGCGACGGCCTCCACCAACCTGTCCGGGCAGCGCGGTTACATCGTGCAGATCGTCAAGGACTATCTGACCCAGAACAAGATCGTCAGCGCGGAGGAGCTGGAGGCCGGCGGCTACCGCGTCACCACCACCCTTCAGAAGAAGCGGCAGGACGCCTTCGTCGACGCCGTCAACGACAAGCTGATGTCGAAGCTGGACAAGAAGAACAACAAGGTCGACACATACGTCCGCGCGGGCGGCGCCTCCGTCGACCCGAAGACCGGCAAGGTCGTCGCGATGTACAACGGCATCGACTACGTCAAGCAGTACACCCCGAACGCCACCCGCCGGGACTTCCAGGTCGGCTCCACCTTCAAGCCGTTCGTGTTCACCTCGGCCGTGGAGAACGACTCGACGACGCAGGACGGCCGCCCGATCACCCCGAACACGATCTACGACGGCACCAACAAGCGCCCGGTGCAGGGCTGGACGGGCGGCTACGACCCCGCGAACGAGGACGACGTCTCCTACGGCGACATCAGCGTCCGCGAGGCCACCGACAAGTCCGTCAACTCGGTGTACGCGCAGATGGCCGTCGACGTGGGCCCCGACAAGGTGAAGGACACCGCGGTCGAACTGGGCCTGCCCGCGGGCACCCCCGACCTCCAGCCGTACCCGTCGATCGCGCTCGGCACCGCCACCGCCAGCGTCCTCGACATGGCGGAGGCCTACGCCACACTCGCCAACCACGGCAAGCACGGCACGTACACCATGATCGAGAAGGTCACCAAGGACGGCGCCGACGTCATCGAGCTGCCGGAGCGCAAGACCTCCCAGGTCATCAGCCGCGAGGCCGCCGACACCACGACGTCCGTCCTGCAGAGCGTCGTCGACAACGGCACCGCCACCGCGGCGCAGGCCGCCGGTCGTCCGGCGGCGGGCAAGACCGGTACGGCCGAGGAGGACACCGCGGCCTGGTTCGCCGGGTACACCCCCGACCTCGCCACCGTCGTCTCCGTCATGGGCCAGGACCCGGTCACGGCCAAGCACAAGTCGCTGTACGGCGCGATGGGCCTGGCCCGCATCAACGGCGGCGGGGCGCCCACCGAGATCTGGGCCCAGTACACCGAGGCCGCGCTGAAGGGGAAGCCGGTCAGCGACTTCGACCTGGAGCTCCAGGAGGGCTCCGACGTGCCCCAGTACCCGACGACCGACCCCACCCGGGGCGACGAGGGCACCGGTGGCCAGGACGACGGCGGCACCACCGGGGAGCCGACCACGGGCGGCCAGGACACCGAGGGCCAGACCGGCGGTGAGACGCCGGGTGAGACGGACGGCGGCACAACGGGCGACACGACCGGCGGCACCACCGACGGCGGCACCACGGACGGCGGCACGACCGGCGGGACCGACACCGGAGGCACCACCGACGGCGGCACCACGGACGGCGGCACCACGGGCGGGACCGACACCGGAGGCACCACCGACGGCGGCACCACGGACGGTGGCACCTCCACCGGCGGAGGCGACACCGGCGGAGGCGGAGGGACGTCCGGGAACACCGGCGGCCCCGATCAGTGA